In Natator depressus isolate rNatDep1 chromosome 9, rNatDep2.hap1, whole genome shotgun sequence, a single genomic region encodes these proteins:
- the ATG4A gene encoding cysteine protease ATG4A isoform X2: MESVLSKYENQTTVLSEYLEEFPETDGSVWILGRQYHLKTDKSKLLLDISARLWFTYRRKFSPIGGTGPSSDTGWGCMLRCGQMMLAQALICRHLGRDWHWERHKKQPEEYHKILRCFIDRKDCCYSIHQMAQMGVGEGKSIGEWFGPNTVAQVLKKLALFDEWNSLAVYVSMDNTVVIEDIKKMCWSPPQSSSAVRGSTLSHRSALSKNKNTAVFCSGWKPLLLIIPLRLGINHINPIYIDAFKECFKMPQSLGALGGKPNNAYYFVGFLGNQLIYLDPHTTQIFVDLEENGMVDDQSFHCQQAPHRMKIMNLDPSVALEILKQQSLRMFELVQNHPAHWPPFIPPAKPEVTTSGAELIESTDKLFELEEEFEILSV, from the exons TTTTATCCAAGTATGAAAACCAGACCACTGTCTTATCGGAATACCTAGAAGAATTTCCAGAAACAGATGGGTCAGTGTGGATCTTGGGAAGGCAATACCACCTTAAGACAG ACAAATCTAAATTATTGTTGGATATAAGTGCTCGTCTGTGGTTTACATACAGAAGAAAATTTTCACCAATTG GAGGCACAGGCCCTTCATCCGATACTGGCTGGGGATGCATGCTGCGATGTGGACAGATGATGCTGGCACAGGCTCTGATTTGCAGGCATTTAGGAAGGG ATTGGCATTGGGAGAGACACAAAAAACAACCTGAAGAATATCACAAGATCTTGCGATGCTTCATAGACAGAAAAGATTGCTGTTATTCTATCCACCAAATGG CACAGATGGGTGTAGGAGAGGGGAAGTCGATTGGAGAATGGTTTGGACCAAATACAGTTGCACAAGTGCTAAA AAAGCTTGCTTTATTTGATGAATGGAATTCCTTAGCTGTTTATGTATCTATGGACAATACCGTGGTCATTGAAGACATCA AGAAAATGTGTTGGTCCCCTCCTCAGAGCAGCAGTGCTGTACGTGGCAGCACACTCTCACACAGAAGTGCTCTCAGTAAAAACAAGAACACAGCAGTGTTTTGCTCAGGCTGGAAACCTCTCTTGCTCATTATACCTCTACGACTAGGGATAAATCACATCAATCCGATTTATATTGATGCTTTTAAA GAATGTTTTAAGATGCCACAGTCTTTGGGGGCATTAGGAGGGAAACCAAATAATGCCTACTATTTCGTAGGATTTTTAG GAAACCAGCTGATCTATTTAGATCCTCACACCACTCAGATTTTTGTAGATTTGGAGGAAAACGGTATGGTTGATGACCAGAGCTTCCATTGTCAGCAGGCCCCACATCGAATGAAGATCATGAATTTGGATCCCTCCGTAGCATTA GAGATTCTGAAGCAGCAGAGTCTTCGGATGTTTGAGTTAGTCCAAAATCATCCAGCCCATTGGCCTCCTTTCATACCTCCAGCAAAACCAGAAGTGACAACGTCAGGAGCAG AACTTATTGAATCTACTGATAAACTGTTTGAGTTGGAAGAAGAATTTGAAATCCTGAGTGTATGA
- the ATG4A gene encoding cysteine protease ATG4A isoform X1, producing MESVLSKYENQTTVLSEYLEEFPETDGSVWILGRQYHLKTDKSKLLLDISARLWFTYRRKFSPIGGTGPSSDTGWGCMLRCGQMMLAQALICRHLGRDWHWERHKKQPEEYHKILRCFIDRKDCCYSIHQMAQMGVGEGKSIGEWFGPNTVAQVLKKLALFDEWNSLAVYVSMDNTVVIEDIKKMCWSPPQSSSAVRGSTLSHRSALSKNKNTAVFCSGWKPLLLIIPLRLGINHINPIYIDAFKECFKMPQSLGALGGKPNNAYYFVGFLGNQLIYLDPHTTQIFVDLEENGMVDDQSFHCQQAPHRMKIMNLDPSVALGFFCKEEKDFDNWCSLVQKEILKQQSLRMFELVQNHPAHWPPFIPPAKPEVTTSGAELIESTDKLFELEEEFEILSV from the exons TTTTATCCAAGTATGAAAACCAGACCACTGTCTTATCGGAATACCTAGAAGAATTTCCAGAAACAGATGGGTCAGTGTGGATCTTGGGAAGGCAATACCACCTTAAGACAG ACAAATCTAAATTATTGTTGGATATAAGTGCTCGTCTGTGGTTTACATACAGAAGAAAATTTTCACCAATTG GAGGCACAGGCCCTTCATCCGATACTGGCTGGGGATGCATGCTGCGATGTGGACAGATGATGCTGGCACAGGCTCTGATTTGCAGGCATTTAGGAAGGG ATTGGCATTGGGAGAGACACAAAAAACAACCTGAAGAATATCACAAGATCTTGCGATGCTTCATAGACAGAAAAGATTGCTGTTATTCTATCCACCAAATGG CACAGATGGGTGTAGGAGAGGGGAAGTCGATTGGAGAATGGTTTGGACCAAATACAGTTGCACAAGTGCTAAA AAAGCTTGCTTTATTTGATGAATGGAATTCCTTAGCTGTTTATGTATCTATGGACAATACCGTGGTCATTGAAGACATCA AGAAAATGTGTTGGTCCCCTCCTCAGAGCAGCAGTGCTGTACGTGGCAGCACACTCTCACACAGAAGTGCTCTCAGTAAAAACAAGAACACAGCAGTGTTTTGCTCAGGCTGGAAACCTCTCTTGCTCATTATACCTCTACGACTAGGGATAAATCACATCAATCCGATTTATATTGATGCTTTTAAA GAATGTTTTAAGATGCCACAGTCTTTGGGGGCATTAGGAGGGAAACCAAATAATGCCTACTATTTCGTAGGATTTTTAG GAAACCAGCTGATCTATTTAGATCCTCACACCACTCAGATTTTTGTAGATTTGGAGGAAAACGGTATGGTTGATGACCAGAGCTTCCATTGTCAGCAGGCCCCACATCGAATGAAGATCATGAATTTGGATCCCTCCGTAGCATTA gGCTTCTTTTGTAAAGAAGAAAAAGACTTTGATAACTGGTGTAGTCTTGTACAAAAG GAGATTCTGAAGCAGCAGAGTCTTCGGATGTTTGAGTTAGTCCAAAATCATCCAGCCCATTGGCCTCCTTTCATACCTCCAGCAAAACCAGAAGTGACAACGTCAGGAGCAG AACTTATTGAATCTACTGATAAACTGTTTGAGTTGGAAGAAGAATTTGAAATCCTGAGTGTATGA